A stretch of the Oncorhynchus mykiss isolate Arlee chromosome 23, USDA_OmykA_1.1, whole genome shotgun sequence genome encodes the following:
- the hk1 gene encoding hexokinase-1 — protein sequence MIAAQLLAYYFTELKDDKVKKIDKYLYAMRFSDETLMDIMKRFSRELGNGLGRDTNPTATVKMLPTFVRSIPDGSEKGDFIALDLGGSAFRILRVKVSHEKKQTVQMESQIYDTPEDIIHGSGTRLFDHVAECLGDFMEKQNIKDKKLSVGFTFSFPCAQTKLNESYLLTWTKRFKASGVEGMDVVTLLNKAIKKRGDYNADIIAVVNDTVGTMMTCGFDDQRCEVGIIIGTGTNACYMEELRHIDLVEGDEGRMCINTEWGAFGDDGMLEDIRTEFDREIDRGSLNPGKQLFEKMVSGMYMGELVRLILVKMAKEGFLFEGRITPELLTKGKFETKHVSSIEKSKEGLTKAKDILGRLGVEPSADDCVAVQHVCTIVSHRSANLLAATLGGILSRLKDNKGNPRLRTTVGIDGSLYKMHPQYARRLHKTVRRLVPESDVRFLLSESGSSKGAAMVTAVAYRLADQRRQITETLAEFRLTSDQLLEVKKRMRTEIQNGLGEKTHDSATIKMWPTYVLSTPDGSENGDFLALDLGGTNFRVLLVKIRSGKRRTVEMHNKIYAIPMEVMQGTGEELFDHIVQCISDFLDYMGMKNTRLPLGFTFSFPCRQTSLDVGILVTWTKGFKATDCEGEDVVGLLREGIKRREEFDLDVVAVVNDTVGTMMTCAYEEPTCEVGLIAGTGSNACYMEEMRNIEVVEGDVGRMCVNMEWGAFGDNGCLDDIRTEYDRAVDDFSLNLGKQRYEKMCSGMYLGEIVRNILIDLTKRGFLFRGQISETLKTRGIFETKFLSQIESDRLALLQVRSILQQLGLDSTCDDSIIVKEVCGTVSRRAAQLCGAGMAAVVDKIRENRGLNQMDITVGVDGTLYKLHPHFSGIMHQTVKELAPKCNVNFLLSEDGSGKGAALITAVGCRMREQKEQKS from the exons AGAAGGGGGACTTCATTGCTCTGGATCTGGGAGGCTCGGCCTTCCGCATCCTGCGAGTGAAGGTGTCCCATGAGAAGAAGCAGACGGTTCAGATGGAGAGCCAGATCTATGACACTCCAGAGGACATCATCCATGGCAGTGGCACTCGG CTGTTTGACCATGTTGCAGAGTGCCTGGGTGACTTCATGGAGAAGCAGAATATCAAGGATAAGAAGCTTTCTGTCGGCTTCACCTTCTCCTTCCCCTGTGCACAAACAAAACTGAATGAG AGTTATTTGCTCACTTGGACAAAACGCTTTAAAGCCAGTGGAGTTGAGGGAATGGACGTTGTGACTCTTCTGAACAAGGCCATCAAAAAACGTGGG GACTATAACGCAGACATCATTGCAGTGGTCAATGACACAGTTGGAACCATGATGACCTGTGGCTTTGATGACCAGCGTTGTGAAGTTGGTATCATCATAG GCACAGGTACTAATGCTTGTTACATGGAGGAGCTAAGGCACATTGACCTGGTGGAGGGAGACGAGGGCAGGATGTGTATTAACACAGAGTGGGGAGCCTTTGGGGACGATGGAATGCTGGAGGACATTCGCACAGAGTTCGACAGAGAAATTGACAGGGGCTCTCTAAACCCAGGGAAACAGCT GTTTGAGAAGATGGTCAGTGGGATGTACATGGGCGAACTTGTGCGACTCATCCTGGTCAAGATGGCCAAAGAGGGATTTTTGTTCGAGGGTCGGATAACGCCTGAACTTCTTACTAAAGGGAAATTTGAAACCAAACATGTTTCTTCCATTGAAAA GAGTAAAGAAGGCCTCACTAAAGCCAAGGATATCCTAGGTCGCCTGGGTGTGGAACCATCCGCAGATGACTGCGTTGCTGTGCAGCACGTATGCACCATAGTCTCCCACAGATCAGCCAACCTCCTCGCTGCCACTCTGGGCGGCATCCTCTCcaggctaaaggacaacaaagggAACCCTCGCCTACGCACCACTGTGGGCATCGACGGCTCTCTCTACAAGATGCACCCGCA ATATGCCCGGCGTCTCCACAAAACAGTCCGCCGCCTAGTTCCTGAGTCAGATGTCCGCTTCCTGCTCTCAGAGAGTGGGAGCTCCAAGGGCGCTGCCATGGTGACCGCTGTGGCCTACCGGCTGGCTGACCAGCGTCGTCAGATCACAGAGACCCTGGCTGAGTTCAGACTGACCAGTGACCAGCTGCTGGAGgtgaagaagaggatgaggacAGAGATCCAGAACGGCCTGGGGGAAAAGACCCATGACAGCGCCACCATCAAGATGTGGCCCACATATGTACTCAGCACACCAGACGGATCAG AAAATGGTGATTTCTTGGCTTTGGATTTAGGAGGGACAAACTTTAGAGTGCTGTTGGTGAAGATTCGCAGTGGCAAGCGGCGGACAGTAGAGATGCATAACAAAATTTATGCCATTCCTATGGAGGTGATGCAGGGGACTGGAGAGGAG CTGTTTGACCACATTGTCCAGTGCATATCTGACTTCCTGGACTACATGGGTATGAAGAACACTCGCCTGCCTCTGGGTTTCACCTTCTCCTTCCCCTGCAGACAGACCAGCTTGGATGTG GGCATTCTGGTAACCTGGACCAAAGGCTTCAAAGCCACTGACTGTGAAGGGGAGGATGTTGTCGGGCTTCTCAGAGAGGGGATTAAAAGAAGAGAG GAGTTTGACTTGGACGTGGTGGCAGTAGTTAATGACACAGTGGGGACCATGATGACATGTGCATATGAAGAGCCTACCTGTGAGGTCGGCCTGATCGCAG GAACTGGCAGCAACGCCTGTTACATGGAGGAGATGAGGAACAttgaggtggtggagggggatgTGGGGAGGATGTGTGTCAACATGGAGTGGGGCGCCTTCGGGGATAATGGGTGCCTGGATGATATCAGGACAGAATATGACAGAGCTGTGGATGACTTTTCACTCAACCTTGGAAAACAGAG GTATGAGAAGATGTGCAGCGGTATGTATCTCGGAGAGATTGTGCGAAACATCCTGATCGACTTGACGAAGCGTGGCTTTCTCTTCAGAGGGCAGATATCAGAGACTCTGAAGACCAGAGGCATTTTCGAAACTAAGTTCCTCTCCCAGATTGAAAG TGACCGGTTGGCGCTACTGCAGGTGAGGTCCATCCTGCAGCAGCTAGGTCTGGACAGCACATGTGATGACAGTATCATCGTCAAGGAGGTGTGTGGTACAGTGTCCCGCCGGGCGGCTCAGCTCTGTGGAGCCGGAATGGCTGCCGTTGTCGACAAAATCCGAGAGAACCGTGGGCTGAACCAAATGGACATCACCGTTGGGGTGGACGGAACACTCTACAAGCTACATCCACA CTTCTCAGGGATCATGCATCAGACAGTGAAAGAGTTGGCCCCTAAGTGCAACGTCAACTTCCTTCTCTCTGAGGACGGGAGTGGCAAGGGTGCAGCCCTCATCACTGCTGTGGGCTGTCGCATGCGTGAGCAGAAGGAGCAGAAGAGCTGA